One window from the genome of Megalobrama amblycephala isolate DHTTF-2021 linkage group LG4, ASM1881202v1, whole genome shotgun sequence encodes:
- the iqcd gene encoding dynein regulatory complex protein 10, translating into MMGSKSDDLPLEQRLSDASTIPNKTKADLLKTINPSRKTLSSREAKLILGVLDECINQIEIASLLRTLLNCPEALLLSLREEVVRALKEHQRLEEKYQAMVLDGSEQKEQLSKSAKAVQDSFRNIVRLLRATPTAREVLKGIEANTGGEIISQKLRDGLCELREVVLERLLTTPAEERELREMMLEVSLRHSANQELIDSLDKEVAMAIKAKDTEISKLNNEVHQLRRSVHQMENGLEEFVVRTQQDAEKQSQSDKKTSEGKRARLQQEANQLRAQLNNVIAANRERELELRKKKYKEETEIENLIQKYDAEMGEKQTELEEMTRMHEKDKTELKELEELFAVMDLEYSQIMEERREAQEKREQQEKEREMQSQAATIIQAHWKGFCVRKAKKASAKPKKGKKGKGKKGK; encoded by the exons ATGATGGGCTCAAAATCAGATGATCTCCCTCTTGAACAAAGACTATCAGATGCATCCACCATTCCAAACAAAACTAAGGCAGACCTCTTAAAGACCATCAACCCCTCCAGGAAGACCCTATCATCTCGGGAAGCAAAGCTCATTCTGGGGGTGCTAGATGAGTGCATTAATCAGATTGAGATAGCGTCTCTTCTACGCACTTTGCTGAACTGTCCAGAAGCACTTTTGCTgagcctgagagaggaggtggTCAGGGCCCTGAAAGAGCACCAGAGGCTTGAGGAAAAGTACCAAGCTATGGTACTTGATGGAAGTGAACAAAAGGAACAACTATCCAAATCAGCAAAAGCAGTTCAGGACTCCTTTCGTAACATTGTACGGCTATTGAGGGCAACTCCGACTGCAAGGGAGGTGCTAAAAGGGATAGAAGCTAACACAGGGGGAGAGATTATTTCTCAGAAACTGAGAGATGGCCTGTGCGAGTTGAGGGAGGTCGTTTTGGAGAGGCTCCTCACAACCCCTGCGGAGGAGAGAGAACTCAGAGAGATGATGCTGGAAGTCAGTCTACGTCACTCTGCCAACCAGGAACTGATAGACTCACTGGACAAAGAGGTTGCAATGGCAATAAAAGCCAAGGATACAGAG ATCTCCAAGCTGAATAATGAAGTGCACCAGCTGAGGAGATCAGTGCATCAGATGGAAAATGGTTTGGAAGAGTTTGTTGTCCGAACTCAGCAGGATGCTGAGAAACAGAGTCAATCAGACAAGAAAACTTCAGAGGGGAAGAGAGCTCGTTTGCAACAGGAGGCCAATCAACTGAGAGCTCAGCTCAATAATGTGATTGCagcaaacagagagagagaactgGAACTACGAAAG AAAAAATACAAGGAAGAAACAGAGATCGAGAACTTGATACAGAAATATGATGCTGAAATGGGAGAGAAACAG ACAGAGTTGGAGGAAATGACACGCATGCATGAGAAAGATAAGACTGAGTTGAAAGAGCTGGAGGAACTTTTTGCAGTTATGGACCTGGAGTACTCCCAGATTATGGAGGAGCGACGGGAGGCTCAGGAGAAGAGGGAACAgcaggaaaaagaaagagaaatgcaGAGCCAAGCTGCTACTATCATTCAGGCCCACTGGAAAGGCTTTTGTGTGCGCAAGGCTAAGAAAGCCAGCGCAAAGCCCAAGAAAGGAAAGAAAGGAAAGGGGAAAAAAGGGAAATGA
- the tpcn1 gene encoding two pore channel protein 1 isoform X3 has translation MADGDDDVPLILTWDDASSGLLEEDERAPDPRAQNSLRQSWEMNYQEAAIYLQEGENNDKFFTHPRSAHALSAYLFAHNHLFYVMELLTAVLLMLLSLSEAPAVPFLRLDVYIHATLELLALALVAFELGMKLRWLGFRTFIQHKRTMVKTCVLFLQFIEAIVVLVRQTSHLRVTRALRPIFLVDCRYCGAVRRNLRQIFQSLPPFIDILLLLLFFMVIFAILGFCLFSANPADPYFSTLENSIVSLFVLLTTANFPDVMMPAYSKNRWSCIFFIVYLSIELYFIMNLLLAVVFDTFNGVEKMKFKSLLLHKRSAIEHAFQLLVSRQRPDGVSLKQFDGLMRFYRPRMTARDRFLTFKALDYSGATMLSLQEFYKFYEVIGLKWKARRSGEYWFDDLPRTAFLIFKGINLLVKSKAFQYAMYLVVAINGIWILVETNMLNDGVSWTRVVPWSYIVFLTIYGIEVLLKLTGLGPMTYFSSGWNLFDFSVTAFAFLGLIALAFDMEPFYFIVVLRPLQLLRLFKIKQRYRNVLDTMFELFPRMASLGLTLIIFYYSFAIVGMEFFAGVVYPNCCSNSTVADSYRQINVTIGNRTVLEEGYYYLNNFNNILSSFVTLFELTVVNNWYITMEGVTSETTHWTRLYFMTFYIVTMVVMTIIVAFILDAFVFRMNYSRKNREPLDDPEDEKGIVFETEVSQTEALQTLDLYKHTLGVTNLSSLQEMCVALERSGHSSLVFQGRRSRTKSDLSMKMYEEEIQEWYEEYSRTNLQPDEALHRELDSPEANASNSIN, from the exons ATGGCGGACGGGGACGACGATGTGCCGCTGATTCTGACCTGGGACGATGCAAGCAGCGGGCTGCTGGAGGAAGATGAGA GAGCACCAGACCCCAGGGCCCAGAATTCTTTGCGGCAGAGTTGGGAAATGAACTACCAGGAAGCAGCAATATACCTGCAG GAAGGAGAGAATAATGACAAGTTTTTCACTCATCCGCGAAGTGCCCACGCGCTCAGCGCCTACCTGTTTGCTCACAATCACCTTTTCTATGTGATGGAGCTGCTGACTGCGGTGTTACTCATGCTTCTGTCCCTCTCAGAGGCCCCTGCCGTCCCCTTCCTTCGCTTGGACGTCTAT ATTCACGCGACACTGGAGTTATTGGCTTTGGCGTTGGTGGCATTTGAGTTGGGGATGAAGCTCCGATGGCTTGGCTTTCGCACGTTTATACAGCATAAAAGGACCATGGTGAAG ACATGTGTCCTGTTTCTTCAGTTCATCGAGGCGATCGTTGTCTTAGTCCGGCAGACATCTCACCTGCGTGTGACGAGAGCCCTGCGGCCAATCTTTTTGGTGGACTGCCGTTACTGTGGAGCCGTTCGCag AAACCTGAGGCAGATATTTCAGTCTCTTCCTCCCTTCATTGATATTCTTCTGCTGTTGCTTTTCTTCATGGTCATCTTTGCCATCCTGGGATTTTGCTTGTTCTCAGCCAACCCAGCTGATCCG TATTTTAGCACACTTGAGAACAGCATTGTGAGTCTGTTCGTCCTTCTGACAACTGCAAA TTTTCCAGATGTGATGATGCCAGCATATTCAAAGAATCGTTggtcatgcattttttttattgtgtatCTGTCCATCGAGCTCTACTTCATCATGAATCTG CTCCTGGCGGTAGTTTTTGACACCTTTAATGGAGTCGAGAAGATGAAATTCAAATCTCTGCTTTTACACAAGCGATCCGCCATCGAGCACGCCTTCCAGCTGCTGGTTAGCCGGCAG AGACCAGATGGTGTGTCTTTGAAGCAGTTTGATGGACTGATGCGATTCTATCGTCCACGAATGACGGCACGGGATCGTTTTCTCACCTTCAAAGCCCTCGACTATTCAGGCGCAACCATGCtgag TCTCCAGGAATTTTATAAGTTTTATGAAGTGATTGGGCTCAAATGGAAG GCTCGACGGAGTGGGGAGTACTGGTTTGATGATCTTCCTCGCACAGCATTCCTCATTTTCAAAG GAATCAATTTACTTGTGAAATCCAAAGCTTTTCAATATGCAATGT ATCTGGTAGTAGCAATTAATGGCATCTGGATCCTAGTGGAGACAAACATGTTAAATG ATGGTGTCTCATGGACTCGTGTTGTCCCCTGGAGCTACATTGTTTTCCTCACAA TTTATGGAATTGAGGTCTTGTTGAAGCTCACAGGCCTTGGTCCAATGACATATTTCAGCTCAGGATGGAACCT CTTTGATTTCTCAGTAACAGCATTTGCCTTTCTGGGATTGATTGCTCTGGCCTTCGACATGGAGCCATTCTACTTCATTGTTGTGTTGAGACCTCTTCAGCTCCTCCG attgtttaaaattaaacaGCGCTATCGGAATGTTCTGGACACAATGTTTGAACTGTTCCCACGTATGGCCAG TCTAGGTCTGACTCTGATTATCTTCTATTATTCTTTTGCCATCGTTGGAATGGAGTTTTTTGCTGGGGTTGTTTATCCGAACTGCTGCAG TAATAGCACAGTTGCTGACTCGTATCGCCAGATAAATGTGACCATTGGCAACCGAACAGTGCTAGAAGAGGGATATTACTATCTCAATAACTTCAATAACATCCTAAGCAGCTTTG TCACTCTTTTTGAGCTAACAGTGGTGAACAACTGGTACATCACTATG GAAGGTGTGACATCAGAAACTACTCACTGGACTCGCCTTTATTTCATGACTTTTTACATTGTCACCATG GTTGTCATGACGATAATCGTAGCCTTCATACTGGATGCATTTGTCTTCAGGATGAACTACAGTCGGAAGAATAGAGAGCCACTAGATGACCCAGAAg aTGAAAAGGGGATTGTATTTGAGACAGAGGTGTCCCAGACTGAAGCTCTACAGACTCTGGacttatataaacacacactggGCGTCACCAACCTAAGCTCACTGCAGGAAATGTGTGTGGCTCTGGAGCGGAGCGGG CACTCCTCGTTAGTATTTCAGGGTCGAAGGTCACGTACCAAGAGTGACCTCAGCATGAAGATGTATGAGGAGGAGATTCAG GAATGGTACGAGGAATATTCCAGAACAAACCTTCAGCCTGATGAGGCACTCCACAGAGAACTGGACAGCCCTGAAGCCAATGCCTCAAACAGCATTAACTAA
- the tpcn1 gene encoding two pore channel protein 1 isoform X2 has product MADGDDDVPLILTWDDASSGLLEEDENGAGNYDIVNNVVIPTPGAPDPRAQNSLRQSWEMNYQEAAIYLQEGENNDKFFTHPRSAHALSAYLFAHNHLFYVMELLTAVLLMLLSLSEAPAVPFLRLDVYIHATLELLALALVAFELGMKLRWLGFRTFIQHKRTMVKTCVLFLQFIEAIVVLVRQTSHLRVTRALRPIFLVDCRYCGAVRRNLRQIFQSLPPFIDILLLLLFFMVIFAILGFCLFSANPADPYFSTLENSIVSLFVLLTTANFPDVMMPAYSKNRWSCIFFIVYLSIELYFIMNLLLAVVFDTFNGVEKMKFKSLLLHKRSAIEHAFQLLVSRQRPDGVSLKQFDGLMRFYRPRMTARDRFLTFKALDYSGATMLSLQEFYKFYEVIGLKWKARRSGEYWFDDLPRTAFLIFKGINLLVKSKAFQYAMYLVVAINGIWILVETNMLNDGVSWTRVVPWSYIVFLTIYGIEVLLKLTGLGPMTYFSSGWNLFDFSVTAFAFLGLIALAFDMEPFYFIVVLRPLQLLRLFKIKQRYRNVLDTMFELFPRMASLGLTLIIFYYSFAIVGMEFFAGVVYPNCCSNSTVADSYRQINVTIGNRTVLEEGYYYLNNFNNILSSFVTLFELTVVNNWYITMEGVTSETTHWTRLYFMTFYIVTMVVMTIIVAFILDAFVFRMNYSRKNREPLDDPEDEKGIVFETEVSQTEALQTLDLYKHTLGVTNLSSLQEMCVALERSGHSSLVFQGRRSRTKSDLSMKMYEEEIQEWYEEYSRTNLQPDEALHRELDSPEANASNSIN; this is encoded by the exons ATGGCGGACGGGGACGACGATGTGCCGCTGATTCTGACCTGGGACGATGCAAGCAGCGGGCTGCTGGAGGAAGATGAGA ATGGGGCAGGAAATTATGATATTGTGAATAATGTTGTCATTCCGACCCCAGGAGCACCAGACCCCAGGGCCCAGAATTCTTTGCGGCAGAGTTGGGAAATGAACTACCAGGAAGCAGCAATATACCTGCAG GAAGGAGAGAATAATGACAAGTTTTTCACTCATCCGCGAAGTGCCCACGCGCTCAGCGCCTACCTGTTTGCTCACAATCACCTTTTCTATGTGATGGAGCTGCTGACTGCGGTGTTACTCATGCTTCTGTCCCTCTCAGAGGCCCCTGCCGTCCCCTTCCTTCGCTTGGACGTCTAT ATTCACGCGACACTGGAGTTATTGGCTTTGGCGTTGGTGGCATTTGAGTTGGGGATGAAGCTCCGATGGCTTGGCTTTCGCACGTTTATACAGCATAAAAGGACCATGGTGAAG ACATGTGTCCTGTTTCTTCAGTTCATCGAGGCGATCGTTGTCTTAGTCCGGCAGACATCTCACCTGCGTGTGACGAGAGCCCTGCGGCCAATCTTTTTGGTGGACTGCCGTTACTGTGGAGCCGTTCGCag AAACCTGAGGCAGATATTTCAGTCTCTTCCTCCCTTCATTGATATTCTTCTGCTGTTGCTTTTCTTCATGGTCATCTTTGCCATCCTGGGATTTTGCTTGTTCTCAGCCAACCCAGCTGATCCG TATTTTAGCACACTTGAGAACAGCATTGTGAGTCTGTTCGTCCTTCTGACAACTGCAAA TTTTCCAGATGTGATGATGCCAGCATATTCAAAGAATCGTTggtcatgcattttttttattgtgtatCTGTCCATCGAGCTCTACTTCATCATGAATCTG CTCCTGGCGGTAGTTTTTGACACCTTTAATGGAGTCGAGAAGATGAAATTCAAATCTCTGCTTTTACACAAGCGATCCGCCATCGAGCACGCCTTCCAGCTGCTGGTTAGCCGGCAG AGACCAGATGGTGTGTCTTTGAAGCAGTTTGATGGACTGATGCGATTCTATCGTCCACGAATGACGGCACGGGATCGTTTTCTCACCTTCAAAGCCCTCGACTATTCAGGCGCAACCATGCtgag TCTCCAGGAATTTTATAAGTTTTATGAAGTGATTGGGCTCAAATGGAAG GCTCGACGGAGTGGGGAGTACTGGTTTGATGATCTTCCTCGCACAGCATTCCTCATTTTCAAAG GAATCAATTTACTTGTGAAATCCAAAGCTTTTCAATATGCAATGT ATCTGGTAGTAGCAATTAATGGCATCTGGATCCTAGTGGAGACAAACATGTTAAATG ATGGTGTCTCATGGACTCGTGTTGTCCCCTGGAGCTACATTGTTTTCCTCACAA TTTATGGAATTGAGGTCTTGTTGAAGCTCACAGGCCTTGGTCCAATGACATATTTCAGCTCAGGATGGAACCT CTTTGATTTCTCAGTAACAGCATTTGCCTTTCTGGGATTGATTGCTCTGGCCTTCGACATGGAGCCATTCTACTTCATTGTTGTGTTGAGACCTCTTCAGCTCCTCCG attgtttaaaattaaacaGCGCTATCGGAATGTTCTGGACACAATGTTTGAACTGTTCCCACGTATGGCCAG TCTAGGTCTGACTCTGATTATCTTCTATTATTCTTTTGCCATCGTTGGAATGGAGTTTTTTGCTGGGGTTGTTTATCCGAACTGCTGCAG TAATAGCACAGTTGCTGACTCGTATCGCCAGATAAATGTGACCATTGGCAACCGAACAGTGCTAGAAGAGGGATATTACTATCTCAATAACTTCAATAACATCCTAAGCAGCTTTG TCACTCTTTTTGAGCTAACAGTGGTGAACAACTGGTACATCACTATG GAAGGTGTGACATCAGAAACTACTCACTGGACTCGCCTTTATTTCATGACTTTTTACATTGTCACCATG GTTGTCATGACGATAATCGTAGCCTTCATACTGGATGCATTTGTCTTCAGGATGAACTACAGTCGGAAGAATAGAGAGCCACTAGATGACCCAGAAg aTGAAAAGGGGATTGTATTTGAGACAGAGGTGTCCCAGACTGAAGCTCTACAGACTCTGGacttatataaacacacactggGCGTCACCAACCTAAGCTCACTGCAGGAAATGTGTGTGGCTCTGGAGCGGAGCGGG CACTCCTCGTTAGTATTTCAGGGTCGAAGGTCACGTACCAAGAGTGACCTCAGCATGAAGATGTATGAGGAGGAGATTCAG GAATGGTACGAGGAATATTCCAGAACAAACCTTCAGCCTGATGAGGCACTCCACAGAGAACTGGACAGCCCTGAAGCCAATGCCTCAAACAGCATTAACTAA
- the cfap73 gene encoding coiled-coil domain-containing protein 42 homolog, which produces MNLEDYFQSVCKERLSLNKAVQKDLTDMSTSVMQLLEVREECASVTRALEAQKEEMQTKRQSLRERDENIKKEEEKLKKSILKYNKFLQENDARRLRALKKAEAERAQIRLKELEIQKLKTENDSLLTRKELLEERVGNAVCYQEFLEKAAKMSGKNISQVIDRLQALRSIHKELLENQTVLEKERERTKRELMQYINKQRTVLLHYNNQLHQQQTQLDSIRLEGYKWELKLKHFRSTAAKEMLHFVQLNTTIHNIYQMITRNTRRISVDTEDTFKQLEMIQKYFQLMRAIGDDLKFNIMTMPNRTEENDRGD; this is translated from the exons ATGAATTTAGAGGATTACTTTCAGTCGGTTTGCAAAGAACGACTTTCATT AAATAAGGCCGTGCAGAAGGATTTGACCGATATGAGTACAAGCGTAATGCAGCTTCTGGAGGTGCGCGAGGAGTGCGCGAGCGTGACCAGAGCACTGGAAGCGCAGAAAGAG GAGATGCAGACGAAGCGGCAGAGTTTACGAGAGAGAGacgaaaacattaaaaaagaggAGGAGAAACTGAAGAAATCCATACTGAAATATAACAAGTTTTTACAA gaAAACGATGCCAGACGGTTGCGTGCCTTAAAGAAAGCAGAGGCAGAGAGAGCTCAAATCAGACTGAAAGAACTGGAGATTCAGAAGCTAAAGACAGAGAATGACTCCCTGCTGACACGTAAAGAGCTTCTGGAGGAACGTGTCGGGAATGCCGTATGCTACCAAGAGTTCCTGGAGAAAGCTGCAAAAATGTCCGGAAAG AACATTAGTCAAGTCATTGACCGTCTTCAAGCACTCCGGTCCATCCACAAGGAACTTCTAGAAAACCAGACTGTgttagagaaagagagagagaggacaaaGCGGGAACTGATGCAGTACATAAACAAACAGCGAACTGTTCTCCTGCACTATAATAACCAACTGCACCAGCAACAGACTCAACTAGACAGCATACGCTTAGAAGGATACAAATGG GAATTAAAACTGAAGCACTTCCGTTCCACTGCAGCAAAAGAGATGCTCCATTTTGTTCAGCTAAATACCACGATCCATAACATTTATCAAATGATCACACGTAACACCAGGAGAATCTCTGTGGATACTGAGGACACGTTCAAGCAGTTGGAAATG attcagaaatattttcagcTTATGAGAGCTATAGGTGATGATCTAAAGTTCAACATTATGACAATGCCGAATCGAACTGAAGAGAATGACAGAGGAGATTAA
- the tpcn1 gene encoding two pore channel protein 1 isoform X1 — MEICSTVDNMTGLTHDRPVQTSSFCQQFASVDGAGNYDIVNNVVIPTPGAPDPRAQNSLRQSWEMNYQEAAIYLQEGENNDKFFTHPRSAHALSAYLFAHNHLFYVMELLTAVLLMLLSLSEAPAVPFLRLDVYIHATLELLALALVAFELGMKLRWLGFRTFIQHKRTMVKTCVLFLQFIEAIVVLVRQTSHLRVTRALRPIFLVDCRYCGAVRRNLRQIFQSLPPFIDILLLLLFFMVIFAILGFCLFSANPADPYFSTLENSIVSLFVLLTTANFPDVMMPAYSKNRWSCIFFIVYLSIELYFIMNLLLAVVFDTFNGVEKMKFKSLLLHKRSAIEHAFQLLVSRQRPDGVSLKQFDGLMRFYRPRMTARDRFLTFKALDYSGATMLSLQEFYKFYEVIGLKWKARRSGEYWFDDLPRTAFLIFKGINLLVKSKAFQYAMYLVVAINGIWILVETNMLNDGVSWTRVVPWSYIVFLTIYGIEVLLKLTGLGPMTYFSSGWNLFDFSVTAFAFLGLIALAFDMEPFYFIVVLRPLQLLRLFKIKQRYRNVLDTMFELFPRMASLGLTLIIFYYSFAIVGMEFFAGVVYPNCCSNSTVADSYRQINVTIGNRTVLEEGYYYLNNFNNILSSFVTLFELTVVNNWYITMEGVTSETTHWTRLYFMTFYIVTMVVMTIIVAFILDAFVFRMNYSRKNREPLDDPEDEKGIVFETEVSQTEALQTLDLYKHTLGVTNLSSLQEMCVALERSGHSSLVFQGRRSRTKSDLSMKMYEEEIQEWYEEYSRTNLQPDEALHRELDSPEANASNSIN; from the exons ATGGAAATCTGTAGTACAGTTGACAACATGACTGGACTAACACATGATAGGCCAGTCCAAACGTCCTCTTTCTGCCAGCAGTTTGCATCTGTCG ATGGGGCAGGAAATTATGATATTGTGAATAATGTTGTCATTCCGACCCCAGGAGCACCAGACCCCAGGGCCCAGAATTCTTTGCGGCAGAGTTGGGAAATGAACTACCAGGAAGCAGCAATATACCTGCAG GAAGGAGAGAATAATGACAAGTTTTTCACTCATCCGCGAAGTGCCCACGCGCTCAGCGCCTACCTGTTTGCTCACAATCACCTTTTCTATGTGATGGAGCTGCTGACTGCGGTGTTACTCATGCTTCTGTCCCTCTCAGAGGCCCCTGCCGTCCCCTTCCTTCGCTTGGACGTCTAT ATTCACGCGACACTGGAGTTATTGGCTTTGGCGTTGGTGGCATTTGAGTTGGGGATGAAGCTCCGATGGCTTGGCTTTCGCACGTTTATACAGCATAAAAGGACCATGGTGAAG ACATGTGTCCTGTTTCTTCAGTTCATCGAGGCGATCGTTGTCTTAGTCCGGCAGACATCTCACCTGCGTGTGACGAGAGCCCTGCGGCCAATCTTTTTGGTGGACTGCCGTTACTGTGGAGCCGTTCGCag AAACCTGAGGCAGATATTTCAGTCTCTTCCTCCCTTCATTGATATTCTTCTGCTGTTGCTTTTCTTCATGGTCATCTTTGCCATCCTGGGATTTTGCTTGTTCTCAGCCAACCCAGCTGATCCG TATTTTAGCACACTTGAGAACAGCATTGTGAGTCTGTTCGTCCTTCTGACAACTGCAAA TTTTCCAGATGTGATGATGCCAGCATATTCAAAGAATCGTTggtcatgcattttttttattgtgtatCTGTCCATCGAGCTCTACTTCATCATGAATCTG CTCCTGGCGGTAGTTTTTGACACCTTTAATGGAGTCGAGAAGATGAAATTCAAATCTCTGCTTTTACACAAGCGATCCGCCATCGAGCACGCCTTCCAGCTGCTGGTTAGCCGGCAG AGACCAGATGGTGTGTCTTTGAAGCAGTTTGATGGACTGATGCGATTCTATCGTCCACGAATGACGGCACGGGATCGTTTTCTCACCTTCAAAGCCCTCGACTATTCAGGCGCAACCATGCtgag TCTCCAGGAATTTTATAAGTTTTATGAAGTGATTGGGCTCAAATGGAAG GCTCGACGGAGTGGGGAGTACTGGTTTGATGATCTTCCTCGCACAGCATTCCTCATTTTCAAAG GAATCAATTTACTTGTGAAATCCAAAGCTTTTCAATATGCAATGT ATCTGGTAGTAGCAATTAATGGCATCTGGATCCTAGTGGAGACAAACATGTTAAATG ATGGTGTCTCATGGACTCGTGTTGTCCCCTGGAGCTACATTGTTTTCCTCACAA TTTATGGAATTGAGGTCTTGTTGAAGCTCACAGGCCTTGGTCCAATGACATATTTCAGCTCAGGATGGAACCT CTTTGATTTCTCAGTAACAGCATTTGCCTTTCTGGGATTGATTGCTCTGGCCTTCGACATGGAGCCATTCTACTTCATTGTTGTGTTGAGACCTCTTCAGCTCCTCCG attgtttaaaattaaacaGCGCTATCGGAATGTTCTGGACACAATGTTTGAACTGTTCCCACGTATGGCCAG TCTAGGTCTGACTCTGATTATCTTCTATTATTCTTTTGCCATCGTTGGAATGGAGTTTTTTGCTGGGGTTGTTTATCCGAACTGCTGCAG TAATAGCACAGTTGCTGACTCGTATCGCCAGATAAATGTGACCATTGGCAACCGAACAGTGCTAGAAGAGGGATATTACTATCTCAATAACTTCAATAACATCCTAAGCAGCTTTG TCACTCTTTTTGAGCTAACAGTGGTGAACAACTGGTACATCACTATG GAAGGTGTGACATCAGAAACTACTCACTGGACTCGCCTTTATTTCATGACTTTTTACATTGTCACCATG GTTGTCATGACGATAATCGTAGCCTTCATACTGGATGCATTTGTCTTCAGGATGAACTACAGTCGGAAGAATAGAGAGCCACTAGATGACCCAGAAg aTGAAAAGGGGATTGTATTTGAGACAGAGGTGTCCCAGACTGAAGCTCTACAGACTCTGGacttatataaacacacactggGCGTCACCAACCTAAGCTCACTGCAGGAAATGTGTGTGGCTCTGGAGCGGAGCGGG CACTCCTCGTTAGTATTTCAGGGTCGAAGGTCACGTACCAAGAGTGACCTCAGCATGAAGATGTATGAGGAGGAGATTCAG GAATGGTACGAGGAATATTCCAGAACAAACCTTCAGCCTGATGAGGCACTCCACAGAGAACTGGACAGCCCTGAAGCCAATGCCTCAAACAGCATTAACTAA